One Alicyclobacillus acidoterrestris DNA window includes the following coding sequences:
- a CDS encoding Bax inhibitor-1/YccA family protein: protein MQTYSVSENRVLGRVFFGLFGTLLTALVGVVVGTQIPIALIPILSIVELVLIVVAMFRQRKRAIGFGFVYLFTFISGITLWPIIHSRAAELGAGLVVEALAVSAGAFLIAAIVASRTSMDFSFLGGFLFIGLMAILLMGIISIFVGFSSVMSLVYSLIGIAVFVGYVLFDVNRIARYGISEQAVPWVVLSLYLDFVNLFLFVLRLMGVLSSSDRR from the coding sequence ATGCAGACGTATAGCGTGTCAGAAAACCGCGTGCTGGGTCGGGTCTTTTTTGGCTTATTTGGTACGCTCCTGACTGCACTTGTGGGTGTGGTCGTCGGAACGCAGATTCCAATCGCATTGATTCCCATATTGAGTATTGTCGAACTGGTTCTCATTGTGGTCGCGATGTTTCGGCAACGCAAACGCGCGATTGGCTTTGGGTTTGTCTACTTGTTTACATTCATTTCAGGCATTACGTTGTGGCCCATCATTCACAGTCGTGCAGCCGAACTTGGCGCAGGGCTCGTCGTGGAAGCATTGGCTGTCTCCGCTGGCGCGTTTTTGATTGCCGCCATCGTCGCGTCGCGGACCTCCATGGATTTCTCCTTTTTGGGCGGGTTTTTGTTCATCGGCTTAATGGCGATCCTACTGATGGGGATTATTTCAATCTTTGTCGGCTTCTCGTCTGTGATGAGTCTCGTCTATTCTCTCATCGGCATCGCTGTGTTTGTCGGTTACGTACTGTTTGATGTCAATCGAATTGCGCGATATGGCATCTCGGAGCAGGCTGTGCCATGGGTGGTGCTGTCGTTATACCTCGACTTCGTCAATCTCTTCTTGTTTGTTTTGCGACTGATGGGAGTACTTAGCTCGTCGGATCGTAGGTGA
- the mutY gene encoding A/G-specific adenine glycosylase, which produces MNLRKTSERLAVFAHNLEVWYGQNKRALPWRETTDPYRILVSETMLQQTRVETVIPYYHRFLERFPDVQSLASAAEEDVMKIWQGLGYYSRARNLKRAAAAVLADYQGVFPNTVEDVRALPGVGPYTTGAVMSIAFNQPVAAVDGNVLRVVSRYLGIEDPIDDPAVKRVISEHTQRAVEQSTPRLFTQALMELGAMVCTPRKPQCLTCPIQDDCTAFQEARVARIPVKRPKPQRKRLTVVALWIEQDGQLLVEQRQGEGLLANMWQLPSVELEVDNAPELSLQLLAETRLQHLFPGYTDDVPTVVREGTVQPQAFAEIATAKHVFTHLEWMVRVLRPIGFPVKTETMGRTVNARFVPISDLPRLVWPKVYVKILHDVLRIDVASPT; this is translated from the coding sequence ATGAACTTACGCAAGACATCGGAAAGGCTCGCCGTTTTTGCACATAACCTAGAGGTGTGGTACGGGCAGAACAAGCGCGCACTACCCTGGCGGGAAACGACAGATCCGTACCGAATATTGGTGAGTGAGACGATGCTCCAACAAACGCGGGTGGAGACTGTCATTCCGTATTACCACCGATTTCTCGAGCGTTTTCCAGACGTCCAGAGCCTGGCGTCTGCCGCGGAGGAAGACGTGATGAAAATCTGGCAGGGCCTGGGGTACTACTCGCGCGCACGCAACTTGAAGCGCGCCGCAGCCGCAGTGCTTGCTGATTACCAAGGTGTGTTCCCGAATACCGTTGAGGATGTTCGGGCGCTCCCTGGTGTCGGTCCTTACACAACTGGTGCGGTGATGAGCATCGCCTTCAACCAGCCCGTTGCGGCGGTCGATGGCAACGTACTGCGCGTGGTGTCACGTTACCTTGGAATTGAAGACCCGATTGACGATCCAGCGGTGAAACGCGTCATTTCGGAACACACGCAACGCGCTGTCGAACAGAGTACACCGCGGCTTTTTACGCAGGCCTTGATGGAACTGGGCGCCATGGTGTGTACGCCGCGCAAACCACAATGTCTGACGTGCCCAATTCAAGACGATTGTACGGCGTTTCAGGAAGCGCGCGTCGCTCGTATTCCAGTCAAGCGACCAAAGCCACAGCGCAAGCGGTTGACCGTCGTGGCGTTGTGGATTGAGCAAGACGGGCAACTATTGGTGGAGCAGCGACAGGGTGAAGGCTTGTTGGCGAATATGTGGCAGTTGCCTTCTGTGGAACTCGAGGTCGACAACGCGCCGGAGTTATCCCTGCAATTGCTTGCCGAAACACGTTTGCAACACTTATTTCCAGGTTATACCGATGATGTGCCGACTGTTGTCCGAGAGGGGACGGTGCAGCCGCAGGCGTTTGCGGAGATTGCGACGGCAAAGCACGTCTTTACACATTTGGAGTGGATGGTCCGCGTTTTGCGGCCAATTGGGTTCCCGGTGAAGACGGAGACAATGGGTCGTACAGTGAACGCGAGATTTGTGCCGATTTCCGATTTGCCGCGATTGGTGTGGCCGAAAGTCTACGTGAAAATTTTGCACGATGTGTTGCGAATTGACGTCGCGAGCCCAACATAA